One Punica granatum isolate Tunisia-2019 chromosome 3, ASM765513v2, whole genome shotgun sequence genomic window carries:
- the LOC116201848 gene encoding cinnamoyl-CoA reductase 1-like, whose amino-acid sequence MSVTGAGKIVCVTGASGYIASWLVKLLLQRGYTVKASVRDPNDPRKTEHLFSLDGAKERLQLYKANLLEEGSFDPIVDGCAGVFHTASPFYHDVKDPEAELIDPALKGTLNVLKSCAKVSSIQRVVLTSSVAAVAYNGKPRTPDVVVDETWFSSPEFCRENKMWYVLSKTLAEDAAWKFVKEKGIDMVAINPAMVIGPLLQPTLNTSAAAILNIINGAETFPNASFGWVNVKDVANAHVQAFEIPSASGRHCLVERVAHYSEVVKILRELYPQIKLPEKCADDKPFVPTYQVSKEKAKSLGIDYIPLEQGIKETVESLKEKGFATF is encoded by the exons atGAGCGTCACCGGAGCTGGGAAGATCGTGTGCGTGACCGGAGCTTCAGGGTACATAGCTTCATGGCTTGTCAAGCTCCTCCTCCAGCGCGGCTACACCGTCAAGGCCTCCGTTCGCGACCCAA ATGATCCACGAAAAACTGAGCATCTATTTTCTCTTGACGGGGCTAAGGAGAGACTTCAACTATATAAAGCAAACCTGTTGGAGGAAGGCTCTTTTGATCCTATCGTTGATGGGTGCGCCGGTGTTTTCCATACTGCCTCTCCCTTTTATCATGATGTCAAGGATCCAGAG GCAGAATTGATTGATCCTGCTCTGAAGGGAACTCTCAATGTGCTAAAGTCGTGTGCAAAAGTGTCTTCCATCCAGCGAGTGGTCTTAACTTCATCAGTTGCTGCAGTAGCATACAATGGAAAACCTCGAACACCTGATGTTGTGGTGGATGAGACTTGGTTTTCTTCTCCAGAATTTTGCAGGGAAAACAAG ATGTGGTATGTCCTCTCAAAGACTTTAGCTGAGGATGCTGCCTGGAAATTCGTTAAAGAGAAGGGCATTGACATGGTTGCGATTAACCCTGCTATGGTGATCGGTCCTCTTCTACAGCCAACGCTGAACACAAGTGCTGCTGCGATCCTGAATATAATCAATG gaGCAGAAACTTTCCCGAACGCAAGTTTTGGATGGGTCAATGTGAAAGATGTTGCTAATGCTCATGTTCAGGCATTTGAGATCCCATCTGCAAGTGGAAGGCACTGCTTAGTTGAGAGAGTCGCCCACTACTCTGAAGTTGTGAAGATCCTTCGCGAACTATACCCTCAAATCAAGCTCCCAGAAAA GTGTGCGGATGATAAGCCTTTCGTCCCGACCTATCAGGTCTCCAAGGAAAAGGCGAAAAGTCTGGGGATAGATTACATCCCATTGGAACAGGGTATCAAGGAGACTGTCGAAAGCTTGAAGGAGAAGGGCTTTGCAACTTTTTGA
- the LOC116201849 gene encoding photosystem II 5 kDa protein, chloroplastic-like, which produces MASMTMTASFLAASAQPVLAPRRGLIVAKATRVAAEGEKAGVELKSIAKAEERVNGRRDLVFAAATTAVAAIAGAALADDEPKRGTPEAKKKYAPICVTMPTARVCRN; this is translated from the coding sequence ATGGCCTCGATGACCATGACAGCCTCGTTCTTGGCGGCTTCCGCACAGCCCGTCTTGGCTCCTCGCCGGGGCCTGATAGTGGCCAAGGCCACCAGGGTAGCCGCCGAGGGAGAGAAAGCTGGAGTTGAGCTCAAGAGCATTGCCAAGGCCGAGGAGAGGGTCAACGGACGACGGGACTTGGTCTTTGCTGCCGCCACCACGGCTGTTGCTGCCATTGCTGGAGCAGCGCTGGCCGACGACGAGCCGAAGCGTGGCACTCCTGAAGCCAAGAAGAAGTATGCCCCCATTTGCGTCACGATGCCCACCGCCAGGGTCTGCCGCAACTGA
- the LOC116198896 gene encoding uncharacterized protein LOC116198896, producing MLSLQVPPLRGNLLSSSPSLLVTGKSRVNPETNQHGSEIVTFKTRRARRGLRSSSVTARAAEKSESQSQQQYEIDQDKAREALSKLDQQLESLSKKPIPSPKIRASDVKLSRDRTATEEDATELSGSFLAYLTVALLVFTIFYNVLFYTVIKPSIDGPEYTPEIPLVSSEALASSITSSSLPAEDFNGGS from the exons ATGCTGTCTCTGCAAGTCCCCCCTCTTCGCGGAAATCTCTTATCGTCATCACCTTCTCTTCTCGTCACCGGCAAGTCTCGGGTGAATCCCGAAACCAACCAGCATGGTAGCGAGATTGTTACTTTTAAGACGAGAAGAGCAAGGCGGGGACTCCGTTCTTCATCTGTCACTGCACGGGCGGCTGAGAAGAGTGAGTCGCAGTCGCAGCAGCAGTATGAGATAGACCAGGACAAGGCTCGGGAAGCCCTCTCGAAGCTCGACCAGCAGCTCGAAAGCCTCTCCAAGAAACCAATCCCCTCACCTAAAATCAGAG CTTCGGATGTTAAGCTGTCAAGGGATCGGACTGCAACAGAAGAAGACGCAACCGAGCTCTCAGGATCCTTCCTGGCATATTTAACGGTTGCCCTTCTGGTGTTCACCATCTTCTATAATGTGCTATTTTATACCGTCATAAAGCCCTCCATCGACGGACCTGAATACACCCCCGAGATTCCATTAGTAAGTTCGGAAGCTCTAGCCAGCTCCATCACCTCAAGCTCTTTGCCAGCTGAAGATTTCAATGGAGGAAGCTAG
- the LOC116201847 gene encoding sulfite reductase 1 [ferredoxin], chloroplastic has translation MAASLGAANTVVPSDPKLRIHSFNGLKASGSVALGRQLNVLSVPSASGKSVVRAVSTPIKPETAAEPKRSKVEIIKEHSNFIRYPLNEELLTDAPNINESATQIIKFHGSYQQYNRDERGAKSYSFMIRTKNPFGNVPNQLYLVMDDLADQFGSGTLRLTTRQTFQLHGILKQNLKTVMSTIIKNMGSTLGACGDLNRNVLAPAAPYTTKEYVFAQQTAENVAALLTPQSGFYFDMWVNGEKVGLEDPPEVVKARNDNSHGTNFPDSPEPIYGTQFLPRKFKIAVTVPTDNSVDIFTNDIGVVVISDDNGEPQGFNLYVGGGMGRTHRQETTFPRLSTPLGYVPKEDILYAIKAIVVTQRDNGRRDDRKYSRMKYLVDSWGIEKFRSVVEQFYGKKFEPIRDLPEWEFKSYLGWQKQGDSGWFYGLHVDNGRIGGKMKKTLREVIEKYNLNVRLTPNQNLILCDIRSAWKRPITKALAQGGLLEPKYVDSLNLTAMACPALPLCPLAITEAERGIPDILKRVRAVFEKVGLKYNESVVIRVTGCPNGCARPYMAELGLVGDGPNSYQIWLGGTPNQTTLARTFMNKVKVQELEKVFEPLFYYWKRKRQAKESFGDFTNRMGFEKLQDWVDKWDGVVKMPARYNLKLFADKGTYEAMEELALLQNKSAHQLAIEVVRNFVASQQNGKSE, from the exons ATGGCGGCGTCGCTTGGAGCTGCTAACACCGTGGTGCCGAGCGATCCCAAGCTCAGGATTCACAGTTTCAACGGGCTGAAGGCCTCGGGTTCGGTCGCTCTTGGCCGGCAGCTGAATGTCCTGTCGGTCCCCTCTGCTTCCGGGAAGTCGGTCGTCCGGGCTGTGTCCACG CCAATAAAGCCTGAGACTGCAGCTGAGCCGAAGCGGAGCAAGGTTGAGATAATTAAGGAACATAGCAATTTCATAAGATACCCTCTCAATGAGGAGTTGTTGACGGATGCCCCCAACATAAATGAGTCTGCTACCCAGATTATTAAATTTCACGGGAGCTATCAGCAGTACAACAGAGATGAGCGTGGCGCAAAGAGCTACTCGTTCATGATTCGTACGAAGAATCCCTTTGGGAATGTCCCCAATCAGCTCTATCTTGTCATGGATGATCTTGCAGACCAGTTTGGAAGCGGAACACTTCGCTTGACTACCAGGCAAACGTTTCAGCTCCATGGCATCTTGAAGCAGAACCTCAAGACTGTGATGAGCACCATAATAAAAAACATGGGTTCGACCCTTGGTGCATGTGGTGATCTCAATCGCAATGTTCTTGCTCCCGCCGCACCCTACACAACTAAGGAATACGTGTTTGCTCAGCAGACTGCAGAGAATGTTGCTGCTCTTCTCACTCCCCAGTCAGGTTTCTACTTCGACATGTGGGTGAATGGAGAGAAAGTCGGGCTGGAAGATCCCCCGGAGGTGGTGAAGGCTCGTAATGACAATTCCCATGGAACAAACTTCCCTGATTCTCCTGAGCCAATATACGGGACTCAATTCTTGCCAAGGAAATTCAAAATTGCTGTCACTGTGCCGACAGATAACTCAGTAGATATCTTCACTAATGACATTGGCGTTGTTGTCATCTCAGATGACAATGGAGAGCCTCAAGGCTTCAACTTATAC GTTGGTGGTGGTATGGGAAGAACACATAGGCAGGAGACTACTTTCCCTCGTCTTTCAACACCCTTGGGATATGTACCAAAAGAGGATATCTTGTACGCAATTAAGGCTATCGTTGTTACCCAGAGAGATAATGGGAGAAGAGATGATCGTAAGTATAGCAGAATGAAATACTTGGTTGACTCCTGGGGAATCGAGAAGTTTAGAAGCGTGGTTGAACAGTTCTATGGAAAGAAGTTTGAGCCAATACGTGACTTGCCAGAATGGGAATTCAAAAGCTATCTGGGATGGCAAAAGCAG GGTGATAGTGGTTGGTTTTATGGGCTTCATGTTGATAATGGCCGTATTGGagggaagatgaagaagacattGAGGGAGGTTATTGAGAAGTATAATCTCAATGTGCGTCTAACACCGAACCAGAACCTCATCCTGTGTGATATACGCAGTGCATGGAAGCGTCCAATCACCAAGGCTCTTGCTCAGGGTGGTCTTCTG GAACCTAAATATGTGGACTCCCTCAATTTAACTGCCATGGCTTGCCCAGCATTGCCTTTATGCCCACTCGCAATAACTGAGGCTGAACGGGGAATACCTGATATTCTCAAGAGGGTCCGAGCTGTATTCGAGAAG GTTGGTCTTAAGTACAATGAGTCTGTAGTAATTAGAGTGACTGGTTGCCCTAATGGCTGTGCCCGACCTTACATGGCTGAACTCGGACTTGTTGGTGATGGTCCCAACAGCTATCAG ATTTGGCTTGGTGGAACCCCCAACCAAACGACTTTGGCCAGAACATTTATGAACAAGGTTAAGGTTCAGGAGCTCGAAAAAGTTTTTGAGCCTCTTTTCTATTACTGGAAACGAAAGAGACAAGCGAAAGAATCATTCGGCGATTTCACAAACCGCATG GGATTCGAGAAACTTCAGGATTGGGTTGACAAATGGGATGGAGTAGTGAAGATGCCAGCACGATACAATCTCAAGCTTTTTGCTGATAAGGGGACTTACGAGGCAATGGAGGAGCTTGCACTTCTGCAGAACAAGAGTGCTCATCAACTGGCCATTGAGGTTGTCCGCAACTTTGTTGCCTCTCAACAGAATGGGAAGAGTGAATGA